In the Malaclemys terrapin pileata isolate rMalTer1 chromosome 12, rMalTer1.hap1, whole genome shotgun sequence genome, one interval contains:
- the DIDO1 gene encoding death-inducer obliterator 1 isoform X4, producing MCDELEILNREIERLLRSNIVEEGTLNSDSLQPSTTDSLDIATDSDNEAKCKLVQEPTTGGLISESLDCHQDEPCTSELSNSACALGIMLNDSDRRLLPSSCSPFHLDLQGETIPTSNAVSELHFGNGGVPIMEQVVSARSVALESESSLGNMENRSPASVLDDKGEQSNEDEQKAIKPTSKEFKKTWGFRRTTIAKREGAGDVDVDTSEQQPQQQQSLSLRRSGRQPKRTERVEEFLTTVRRRGRKNVPTALEDSSEPASCPVTDVETASEGSVESTPDIKPGTRKSDSKDNKDQPVLESRGAKNDDDDDTSDSDSDGLTLKELQNRLRNKRIEQKPAELTLKEIQNRLRKKHLEQNPTETVDVQAGNQVKTELPVKQEPESTDCTETGNQVIVPEEHTEDLQVKKEIKPALATKEIKDEESEEFTKSKSESEIYDPNTLYCICHQPHNNRFMICCDRCEEWFHGDCVGISEARGRLLERNGEDYICPNCTILQGQDETVSETDQQETKSRHVNVDGTELTSVGTVEQKSSEDQGIKGRIEKAANPSGKKKLKIFQPVMEAPGASKCIGPGCSNVAQPDSVYCSNDCILKHAAATMKFLSAGKEPKPKERIKSKSERSTILKSPLQAGTKPLSSQKKPTPEKKEINMKKSMVTAPKTEANTQPVAKEPASENSTPSWASDHNYNAVKPEKTAAISSSLLFKSQKEEKKSEDKPVEPTTASKKGVASASTVEKQMSSLSKNLGPKKSPSFTSTSLTKHPTKYSAASFKGVIPKKSWLSSGNVSSSKQSPLSHGSPSVSRKSVVSSNLPGGLRKTAMSSTSATSAIAQAKGAANPTQSQPNSQIRQNIRRSLKEILWKRVNDSDDLVMTESEVGKIALNIEKEMFNLFQVTDNRYKSKYRSIMFNLKDPKNQGLFHRVLREEISLSKLVRMKPEELLSKELSVWKEKPIKSITESRSKSHESKKSVIKQENIPDVNMEDSPPVSDSDEQQESTRDAPEKSSAPLLDIFSSMLKDTTSQHRAHLFDLNCKICTGQISASDDEPAPKKSKLSMTSAKKMETQSKPEIKPKYESSTSAAAPETEAVSENTTETLGSVSETVSQSVLETTYFPTTQGHHNAESALPEEVSIYPTSCIAGVVTTVTVSGRDPRTAMSSSSGIVTSASHSSPAPDKVSMVESRQEISKSVLTAPKSILTKPSSSPDPRYLTVPPSPNINTTESRSPQDGDTSLFLSRLSTIWKGFINMQSVAKFVTKAYPVSGCFEYLSEDLPDTIHIGGRISPKTVWDYVGKLKSSLSKELCLIRFHPATEEEEVAYISLYSYFSSRGRFGVVANNNRHVKDLYLIPLSAKDPIPSKLLPFEGPAEELSNRGTKLCAQGHTEDL from the exons AGTTGCACTTTGGGAATGGTGGTGTCCCTATTATGGAACAAGTTGTAAGTGCACGGTCTGTGGCACTTGAATCTGAATCCAGTCTTGGTAACATGGAAAACCGTTCTCCTG catCAGTTTTGGATGATAAAGGTGAGCAAAGCAATGAGGACGAACAAAAAGCTATCAAGCCCACAAGTAAGGAGTTCAAGAAAACATGGGGATTTCGAAGGACTACAATTGCCAAACGAGAAGGGGCAGGAGATGTTGATGTGGACACTAGTGAACAACAACCACAGCAGCAACAAAGCCTGTCCCTCCGGCGTAGCGGACGGCAACCCAAGCGTACTGAAAGAGTGGAAGAATTTCTTACAACAGTAAGACGTAGAGGTAGAAAGAATGTTCCTACTGCTCTTGAAGATTCAAGTGAACCAGCATCCTGTCCGGTTACAGATGTGGAGACTGCCTCTGAAGGCAGTGTGGAGAGCACTCCAGATATAAAACCTGGCACTCGGAAGAGTGACTCTAAAGACAATAAGGATCAGCCAGTCTTGGAAAGCAGGGGTGcaaaaaatgatgatgatgatgatacctCTGATAGTGATAGTGATGGATTGACGCTGAAAGAACTACAAAATCGTCTAAGAAACAAACGCATTGAACAAAAACCTGCAGAATTGACATTGAAAGAGATACAGAACCGCCTCAGGAAAAAACACCTAGAACAAAATCCTACAGAAACAGTTGATGTCCAGGCAGGAAATCAAGTTAAGACTGAGCTGCCTGTCAAACAAGAACCTGAGTCTACTGATTGTACTGAGACTGGAAATCAAGTAATTGTGCCTGAGGAACATACTGAAGATCTTCAGGTTAAGAAGGAAATAAAACCTGCCCTGGCAACAAAAGAGATCAAAGATGAAGAATCTGAAGAGTTCACAAAAAGCAAATCAGAGTCTGAGATTTATGACCCAAATACACTGTACTGTATCTGTCACCAGCCTCATAATAACAG GTTTATGATTTGTTGTGATAGGTGTGAGGAATGGTTTCATGGTGACTGTGTGGGGATTTCTGAGGCTCGTGGGCGACTATTGGAAAGGAATGGGGAGGACTATATCTGCCCAAATTGCACCATTCTGCAGGGGCAGGATGAGACAGTTTCAGAAACAGATCAGCAAGAAACTAAATCAAGGCATGTAAACGTGGATGGCACAGAGCTCACAAGTGTAGGAACAGTCGAACAAAAGTCCAGTGAGGATCAAGGAATAAAGGGTAGGATTGAAAAAGCTGCAAATCCAAGTGGAAAGAAAAAACTCAAGATATTTCAACCT GTAATGGAAGCTCCTGGTGCATCAAAGTGCATTGGTCCTGGCTGTTCTAATGTGGCTCAGCCTGATTCTGTGTACTGCAGTAACGACTGCATTCTCAAACATGCTGCAGCCACCATGAAATTTCTCAGTGCAGGAAAAGAACCAAAGCCAAAAGAGAGGATCAAATCAAAATCTGAGAGGTCCACAATTCTCAAATCTCCACTGCAG GCAGGTACTAAGCCTTTGTCCTCCCAGAAGAAACCAACTCCTGAGAAAAAAGAGATTAACATGAAGAAAAGTATGGTGACAGCCCCTAAAACTGAAGCAAACACCCAACCAGTTGCTAAAGAGCCGGCATCAGAAAACAGCACGCCATCCTGGGCAAGCGATCATAATTACAATGCAGTAAAGCCAGAAAAGACTGCTGCCATTTCATCTTCACTGTTATTCAAAT cccagaaggaagagaagaagagtGAGGATAAACCTGTAGAACCTACCACAGCATCAAAGAAAGGGGTTGCTTCAGCTTCTACAGTTGAGAAACAGATGTCTTCCCTGTCCAAAAACCTTGGTCCAAAGAAGTCCCCATCATTTACTAGCACTTCACTAACTAAACACCCAACTAAATATTCTGCTGCGAGCTTCAAAGGTGTAATTCCTAAGAAATCTTGGCTTTCATCAGGCAATGTTTCCTCTTCAAAACAGTCACCTCTTTCTCATGGTTCACCATCAGTTTCCAGAAAATCAGTTGTCTCTTCCAATTTACCTGGAGGGCTTAGAAAAACGGCAATGTCTTCCACTTCAGCTACGTCTGCAATTGCACAAGCAAAAGGAGCAGCTAACCCCACTCAATCACAACCCAACTCTCAAATTCGACAAAATATACGACGATCCCTCAAAGAAATTTTATGGAAAAG agtcAATGATAGTGATGATCTGGTCATGACAGAGAGTGAAGTGGGCAAGATAGCACTGAATATTGAAAAGGAAATGTTTAACTTGTTTCAAGTTACAGACAACCGATATAAGAGTAAATATCGCAGTATCATGTTCAATCTTAAGGACCCAAAAAATCAG GGACTTTTCCATCGTGTTCTTCGTGAAGAGATTTCTTTGTCAAAGCTAGTGAGAATGAAGCCAGAAGAACTTCTCTCCAAAGAGCTGTCTGTGTGGAAAGAGAAACCAATCAAATCA ATAACAGAGTCAAGAAGTAAATCTCATGAAAGCAAGAAGTCAGTCATAAAACAGGAAAACATACCAGATGTAAATATGGAAGATTCTCCACCAGTGTCTGACTCAGAT GAGCAGCAAGAATCAACCCGAGATGCACCAGAGAAAAGTAGTGCTCCCCTTCTGGATATTTTTAGCAGTATGTTAAAGGACACCACAAGTCAGCATCGAGCCCATCTTTTTGACCTGAACTGCAAAATCTGTACAG GTCAGATTTCAGCATCTGATGATGAACCAGCACCAAAGAAATCAAAATTGTCAATGACTTCTGCTAAAAAGATGGAGACCCAATCAAAGCCAGAAATAAAGCCAAAATATGAAAGTTCTACATCAGCTGCAGCGCCTGAAACAGAGGCAGTATCTGAAAACACAACAGAAACTCTTGGATCTGTATCAGAAACAGTCTCTCAGTCAGTCTTGGAAACAACGTATTTTCCTACAACACAGGGGCATCATAATGCAGAATCTGCTTTGCCTGAAGAGGTCTCCATTTATCCTACTTCTTGCATTGCAGGAGTTGTCACTACAGTAACTGTATCTGGCAGGGACCCCAGAACGGCAATGAGCAGTTCATCTGGTATTGTGACCTCAGCATCGCATTCCAGCCCTGCGCCTGACAAAGTTTCCATGGTGGAATCCAGACAGGAAATATCAAAATCTGTTTTAACAGCTCCTAAATCAATATTAACAAAACCATCATCCTCACCAGATCCAAGATATTTGACAGTTCCACCATCACCAAATATCAA CACCACAGAGTCACGGTCCCCTCAGGATGGAGATACTTCCCTCTTTCTTTCTCGTCTCAGTACCATTTGGAAAGGATTTATTAACATGCAAAGTGTGGCCAAGTTTGTCACTAAAGCATATCCCGTCTCTGGGTGTTTTGAATATCTTAGTGAG GATTTACCAGATACAATTCATATTGGTGGGAGGATCTCACCGAAGACAGTCTGGGATTATGTTGGCAAACTCAAATCTTCCCTTTCTAag GAACTGTGCTTGATTCGTTTCCACCCTGCaacagaagaagaggaagttgcCTATATTTCTCTCTACTCCTATTTTAGCAGTCGTGGTCGGTTTGGTGTTGTAGCTAATAACAACAGACACGTCAAGGACCTCTACCTGATCCCACTGAGTGCTAAGGACCCAATTCCATCCAAACTCTTGCCCTTTGAGGGACCAG CTGAGGAACTGAGTAACAGAGGCACCAAGttatgtgcccaaggtcacacagaagatCTTTGA